Proteins from a single region of Schistocerca gregaria isolate iqSchGreg1 chromosome 3, iqSchGreg1.2, whole genome shotgun sequence:
- the LOC126355322 gene encoding histidine-rich glycoprotein-like translates to MLSWSTVTNLLVLPTGSAGSELLMRLESTACESRKAHETQHDSRKAHETQHDSRKAHETQHDSRKAHETQHDSRKAHETQHDSRKSHETQHDSRKAHDTQHDSRKAHETRHDSRKAHETQHDSRKAHETQRDSRKAHETQHDSRKAHETQHDSRKAHETQHDSRKAHEIQHDSRKAHETQRDSRKVHETQHDSRKAHETQHDSRKAHETQHDSRKAHDTQHDSRKAHETQHDSRKAHETQHDSRKAHETQRDSRKAHETQHDSRKAHETQRDSRKAHETRHDSRKAHETQRDSRKAHETQHDSRKAHETQHDSRKAHETQRDSRKAHETQRDSRKAHETQHDSRKAHETQHDSRKAHETQHDSRKAHETQRDSRKAHETQHDSRKAHETQRDSRKAHETQHDSRKAHETQHDSRKAHETQHDSRNIVLTSTDVLHNSMKLKFGNFGSYRWRWLGGRCPNVGNTGTLCGGR, encoded by the coding sequence ATGCTGTCATGGAGCACTGTGACGAATCTGCTGGTGCTGCCAACTGGTAGTGCTGGATCTGAATTGCTGATGCGGCTGGAAAGCACTGCCTGTGAATCAAGGAAAGCACACGAGACCCAACATGATTCAAGGAAAGCACACGAGACCCAACATGATTCAAGGAAAGCACACGAGACCCAACATGATTCAAGGAAAGCACACGAGACCCAACATGATTCAAGGAAAGCACACGAGACCCAACATGATTCAAGGAAATCACACGAGACCCAACATGATTCAAGGAAAGCACACGACACTCAACATGATTCAAGGAAAGCACACGAGACCCGACATGATTCAAGGAAAGCACACGAGACCCAACATGATTCAAGGAAAGCACACGAGACCCAACGTGATTCAAGGAAAGCACACGAGACCCAACATGATTCAAGGAAAGCACACGAGACCCAACATGATTCAAGGAAAGCACACGAGACCCAACATGATTCAAGGAAAGCACACGAGATCCAACATGATTCAAGGAAAGCACACGAGACCCAACGTGATTCAAGGAAAGTGCACGAGACCCAACATGATTCAAGGAAAGCACACGAGACCCAACATGATTCAAGGAAAGCACACGAGACCCAACATGATTCAAGGAAAGCACATGACACCCAACATGATTCAAGGAAAGCACACGAGACCCAACATGATTCAAGGAAAGCACACGAGACCCAACATGATTCAAGGAAAGCACACGAGACCCAACGTGATTCAAGGAAAGCACACGAGACCCAACATGATTCAAGAAAAGCACACGAGACCCAACGTGATTCAAGGAAAGCACACGAGACCCGACATGATTCAAGGAAAGCACACGAGACCCAACGTGATTCAAGGAAAGCACACGAGACCCAACATGATTCAAGGAAAGCACACGAGACCCAACATGATTCAAGGAAAGCACACGAGACCCAACGTGATTCAAGGAAAGCACACGAGACCCAACGTGATTCAAGGAAAGCACACGAGACCCAACATGATTCAAGGAAAGCACACGAGACCCAACATGATTCAAGGAAAGCACACGAGACCCAACATGATTCAAGGAAAGCACACGAGACCCAACGTGATTCAAGGAAAGCACACGAGACCCAACATGATTCAAGGAAAGCACACGAGACCCAACGTGATTCAAGGAAAGCACACGAGACCCAACATGATTCAAGGAAAGCACACGAGACCCAACATGATTCAAGGAAAGCACACGAGACCCAACATGATTCAAGGAACATAGTGCTCACCTCAACAGACGTCCTGCATAACTCCATGAAGCTAAAATTTGGGAATTTTGGCTCATACAGATGGAGATGGCTAGGAGGACGCTGCCCAAATGTGGGTAACACCGGGACGCTGTGTGGAGGTAGGTAA